AAGAAGGTGACCGCCGAGCGCCGGTTTATGCCGGGCTATGTGTTGGTGCATATGGAAATGTCCGACCGCGGGTATCACCTGGTCAACTCGATCAACCGGGTCACCGGATTCCTGGGGCCGCAGGGCCGCCCGATGCCGATGCGGGACGCCGAGGTGAACCAGATCCTGAACCGCGTTCAGGAAGGCGAGGAAGCGCCGCGCACACTGATCCATTTCGAGGTCGGCGAGAAGGTCAAGGTCAATGACGGGCCGTTCGAGGATTTCGACGGCATGGTCGAGGAAGTGGACGACGACAACCAGCGCCTGAAGGTGACGGTGTCGATCTTTGGCCGGGAAACCCCGGTCGAACTGGAATACACGCAGGTGACGAAACAGTCGTGACCGCGATGTGAGACGTGGGAGGCGAGGGCGCCGCGGCGCCCGGACCGGACCACGGCAACGCAAAGCAGGACGGGCGCGCCCGGCCCTGTGTTGAAGAAGGAGAAGGCCAATGGCCAAGAAACTCGCCGGGACCATGAAGCTTCAGGTCCCCGCCGGTCAAGCGAACCCTTCCCCGCCGGTCGGTCCGGCGCTGGGTCAGCGCGGCATCAACATCATGGAATTCTGCAAGGCATTCAACGCCAAGACCGCGGATCTCGAACCGGGCGCGCCGTGCCCGACCGTGATCACCTACTATCAGGACAAGTCCTTTACCATGGACATCAAGACGCCCCCGGCGTCCTATTTCCTGAAAAAGGCGGCCAAGCTGAAATCCGGCGCCAAGATCCCCGGTCGCGAAACCGTGGGCACGGTGAGCGTCGCTCAGGTCAAGGAAATCGCGGAAGCGAAGATGAAAGACCTGAACGCCAATGATATCGACGCCGCGATGCAGATCATTCTGGGCAGCGCGCGCTCCATGGGCATCGAGGTGAAGTAAGATGGCGAAACTTGGAAAACGTGTCCGCGCCGCCCGCGAAGCCTTTGCCGGCAAGGAAAACCTGAGCGTCGAAGACGCCGTCGCCCTGGTCAAGGGCAACGCAACGGCCAAATTCGATGAAACCGTCGAGATCGCCGTCAATCTCGGTGTCGATCCGCGTCACGCCGACCAGATGGTGCGCGGCGTCGTCGGCCTGCCCAACGGCACCGGCAAGGACGTGCGCGTCGCCGTGTTCGCCCGCGGCCCCAAGGCCGACGAGGCGAAAGAGGCCGGTGCGGATATCGTCGGCGCCGAGGACCTGATGGAAACCATCCAGGGCGGCACGATCGAGTTCGACCGCTGCATCGCGACCCCGGACATGATGCCGATCGTCGGCCGTCTGGGCAAGGTGCTGGGTCCGCGCAACCTGATGCCGAACCCCAAGGTCGGCACCGTGACCATGGACGTGGCTGACGCGGTCAGGAACGCCAAGGGCGGCGAAGTCCAGTTCAAGGTGGAAAAGGCCGGTGTGGTTCACGCGGGTGTCGGCAAGGCGTCGTTCGACGCCGGCAAGCTGGCCGAAAACGTGCGAGCCTTTGTCGGTGCCGTCGCGCGGGCCAAGCCCTCGGGCGCCAAGGGCACCTACATGAAGAAGATCGCGCTGAGCTCGACCATGGGTCCGGGCGTCAGCATCGACGTGGCCAGCGCCACGGGCGAATGACGCGCGATCCGCTGCGCGGATCGTGACGCGGGCGAAACGGCCGGTGCCCTGCACCGGCCCGGCCCGGAAGAGAATTTGAGGTTTCGGCCTCAAATGGCGGGGACGCCCTGGTGCCCCCGTCCTGTCCGAGACGGAGGGTTCGCGGGCTTCGGCCCGGGAATAATTCCTTCCTGAGATGGGAAACGAGACCTTTTCGCCCTTCGGGCGGTTTTGGCTCGGGACCCTGAAATTGGACCCGACCCCCGGAGCGATCCGGGGAAAACGAGAGCCGGG
This is a stretch of genomic DNA from Pukyongiella litopenaei. It encodes these proteins:
- the nusG gene encoding transcription termination/antitermination protein NusG, encoding MAKRWYSVSVLSNFEKKIAEQIRVSVAEQGLEDEIDEVLVPTEEVIEVRRGKKVTAERRFMPGYVLVHMEMSDRGYHLVNSINRVTGFLGPQGRPMPMRDAEVNQILNRVQEGEEAPRTLIHFEVGEKVKVNDGPFEDFDGMVEEVDDDNQRLKVTVSIFGRETPVELEYTQVTKQS
- the rplK gene encoding 50S ribosomal protein L11, which translates into the protein MAKKLAGTMKLQVPAGQANPSPPVGPALGQRGINIMEFCKAFNAKTADLEPGAPCPTVITYYQDKSFTMDIKTPPASYFLKKAAKLKSGAKIPGRETVGTVSVAQVKEIAEAKMKDLNANDIDAAMQIILGSARSMGIEVK
- the rplA gene encoding 50S ribosomal protein L1; this encodes MAKLGKRVRAAREAFAGKENLSVEDAVALVKGNATAKFDETVEIAVNLGVDPRHADQMVRGVVGLPNGTGKDVRVAVFARGPKADEAKEAGADIVGAEDLMETIQGGTIEFDRCIATPDMMPIVGRLGKVLGPRNLMPNPKVGTVTMDVADAVRNAKGGEVQFKVEKAGVVHAGVGKASFDAGKLAENVRAFVGAVARAKPSGAKGTYMKKIALSSTMGPGVSIDVASATGE